The following are encoded in a window of Arthrobacter antioxidans genomic DNA:
- the rpsI gene encoding 30S ribosomal protein S9, which translates to MAENTEELNEPTEELTSYTSESTEGGETAVKERPALTVGGGAVGRRKEAVARVRLVPGTGKWIVNGRELADYFPNKLHQQEVNDPFKLLELDGAYDVIARIHGGGPSGQAGALRLGVARTLNEIDRENNRPALKKAGFLTRDARVIERKKAGLKKARKAPQYSKR; encoded by the coding sequence GTGGCTGAGAACACTGAAGAGCTGAATGAACCGACTGAGGAGCTCACGAGCTACACCTCAGAGTCCACCGAAGGCGGCGAGACCGCCGTCAAGGAGCGTCCCGCGCTGACCGTCGGCGGCGGAGCCGTCGGACGCCGCAAGGAAGCTGTCGCCCGCGTGCGCCTCGTCCCCGGCACCGGCAAGTGGATCGTCAACGGGCGCGAGCTCGCCGACTACTTCCCCAACAAGCTCCACCAGCAGGAAGTCAACGACCCCTTCAAGCTCCTCGAGCTCGACGGCGCCTACGACGTCATCGCCCGCATCCACGGCGGTGGACCCTCCGGCCAGGCCGGTGCACTCCGCCTCGGTGTTGCGCGCACGCTGAACGAGATCGACCGCGAGAACAACCGCCCCGCCCTCAAGAAGGCAGGCTTCCTGACTCGTGACGCCCGCGTCATCGAGCGCAAGAAGGCCGGTCTCAAGAAGGCACGCAAGGCGCCTCAGTACTCCAAGCGCTGA
- the cpaB gene encoding Flp pilus assembly protein CpaB, which yields MKSRLLAGLAAVVLALVGALMLFGYAQGAEARAVEGLDPVDVLVVATAIPAGTPAEELQPFLTTKALPATAVGASALKDLDSSAGTVTAVELMPGEQLLAERLVDPDDAAVTGSVDVPEGLQEVSFTIEPDRAVGGRIAPGDTVGVFISLEAGGLEEAPDAPTTQLALHKILVTSVQRAPTAVAVDPAADPEAQARAEAEALPSGSLMLTIAVDTAQATKIVHANQNATLWLSKETAATVEGDSPILQNKELYR from the coding sequence ATGAAATCCCGTCTCCTGGCCGGCCTCGCCGCCGTCGTCCTCGCGCTCGTCGGGGCCCTGATGCTGTTCGGCTACGCGCAGGGCGCGGAAGCGCGGGCGGTCGAGGGCCTCGACCCGGTGGACGTCCTGGTGGTGGCTACCGCCATCCCCGCAGGCACACCGGCCGAGGAGCTCCAACCGTTCCTCACCACCAAGGCCCTGCCCGCCACCGCCGTCGGAGCATCCGCACTCAAGGACCTCGACTCATCCGCGGGCACGGTCACTGCCGTGGAACTCATGCCCGGCGAGCAACTGCTCGCCGAGCGCCTCGTCGATCCGGACGACGCGGCAGTGACAGGCAGCGTCGATGTCCCCGAGGGCCTGCAGGAAGTCTCCTTCACGATCGAACCGGACCGCGCGGTCGGCGGCAGGATCGCCCCGGGCGACACCGTGGGTGTGTTCATCTCGCTGGAGGCGGGTGGCCTCGAGGAGGCGCCGGACGCCCCCACGACGCAGCTCGCTCTCCACAAGATCCTCGTGACCTCCGTGCAGCGCGCCCCCACCGCCGTCGCCGTCGACCCCGCTGCCGACCCCGAGGCCCAGGCTCGCGCCGAAGCCGAGGCATTACCGAGCGGCTCCCTCATGCTCACGATCGCCGTCGACACCGCCCAGGCCACGAAGATCGTGCACGCGAACCAGAACGCCACCCTGTGGCTGAGCAAGGAAACGGCCGCGACGGTCGAGGGAGACTCCCCCATCCTCCAGAACAAGGAACTGTACCGATGA
- a CDS encoding CpaF family protein, producing MKLSARIQAAGLSTAPDLAGLSAASDVAESAAPDAPPVPPRPATLAPAVARDAPEKPGSAKVDVFAGLKQRAASALFERMGTRASDTSISEEDLKVVAREELSQIIDAEQVPLSPDERRRLIQDVADDVLGFGPLQRLLDDASVTEIMVNRMDQIYVEQQGKLTLSDSRFSSEEHLRRVIERIVSKVGRRIDESSPFVDARLEDGSRVNAVIPPLAVNGSSLTIRKFSKVPLTVQNLIDFGTLTPEMAELLDACVKAKLNIIVSGGTGTGKTTLLNVLSSFLPEGDRIVTIEDAVELQIQQQHVVRLESRPPNTEGKGAVTIRDLVRNSLRMRPDRIVIGEVRGGESLDMLQAMNTGHDGSLSTVHANSPRDAVARLETLVLMAGMDLPLRAIREQLASAVNLVVQISRLRDGSRRITHVTEVQGMEGDVVTLQDAFVFDYSAGVDHRGRFLGRPVPTGIRPRFMERFEDMGITVSPAVFGSAPLRGR from the coding sequence ATGAAGCTCTCCGCCCGCATCCAGGCCGCCGGGCTCTCCACCGCGCCTGACCTCGCAGGGCTCTCCGCCGCGTCCGACGTCGCCGAGTCCGCGGCTCCCGACGCGCCGCCGGTACCGCCGCGCCCGGCCACGCTCGCACCCGCCGTCGCCCGCGACGCACCCGAGAAGCCCGGCAGTGCGAAGGTCGACGTCTTCGCGGGCCTCAAGCAGCGTGCCGCCTCCGCCCTCTTCGAGCGCATGGGCACCCGCGCGAGCGACACCTCCATCAGCGAGGAGGACCTGAAGGTCGTCGCACGCGAGGAGCTGAGCCAGATCATCGACGCCGAGCAGGTACCGCTCAGCCCCGATGAACGGCGCCGCCTCATCCAGGACGTGGCCGACGACGTCCTCGGGTTCGGCCCGCTCCAGCGCCTCCTCGACGACGCCTCGGTCACCGAGATCATGGTGAACCGGATGGACCAGATCTACGTGGAACAGCAGGGCAAGCTGACGCTCAGCGATTCCCGGTTCAGTTCGGAGGAGCACCTGCGCCGGGTCATCGAGCGCATCGTCTCCAAGGTGGGCCGCCGCATCGACGAGTCCTCCCCCTTCGTCGATGCCCGCCTCGAGGACGGCTCGCGCGTCAACGCCGTGATCCCCCCGCTCGCGGTCAACGGCTCGTCGCTGACGATCCGGAAATTCAGCAAGGTCCCCCTGACGGTCCAGAACCTCATCGACTTCGGCACACTCACCCCGGAGATGGCCGAACTGCTCGACGCGTGTGTGAAGGCGAAGCTCAACATCATCGTCTCGGGCGGCACGGGGACCGGGAAGACCACCCTCCTGAACGTGCTGTCCTCCTTCCTCCCCGAGGGCGACCGCATCGTCACCATCGAGGACGCCGTGGAACTCCAGATCCAGCAGCAGCACGTGGTGCGCCTCGAGAGCCGCCCGCCGAACACCGAGGGCAAGGGCGCGGTGACCATCCGCGACCTCGTCCGCAACTCCCTCCGCATGCGCCCCGACCGCATCGTGATCGGCGAGGTGCGCGGCGGGGAGTCCCTCGACATGCTGCAGGCCATGAACACCGGCCATGACGGGTCGTTGTCCACGGTGCACGCCAACTCGCCCAGGGACGCCGTGGCGCGCCTCGAGACCCTCGTGCTCATGGCGGGCATGGACCTGCCGCTGCGCGCCATCCGCGAACAGCTGGCGTCCGCCGTCAACCTCGTGGTGCAGATCTCGCGCCTCCGCGACGGCAGTCGGCGCATCACGCACGTCACCGAAGTGCAGGGCATGGAGGGCGACGTCGTCACGCTGCAGGACGCCTTCGTCTTCGACTACTCCGCGGGCGTCGACCACCGGGGCCGCTTCCTCGGACGGCCCGTCCCCACGGGTATCCGCCCCCGCTTCATGGAACGCTTCGAGGACATGGGGATCACGGTGTCACCCGCCGTCTTCGGGTCCGCGCCGCTGCGCGGGCGGTAG
- a CDS encoding TadE family protein: MRKCDRGAVAVEMALLLPVLILLLLGIMEFGRAFNTQVMLTNAAREGVRVMSISKDTTKATTSTITAAGTLSPALTATDIAITVPGATTTSPCPAGGAAAVTITYTLSTLTKIAGPFSMTGKGVMLCGG, translated from the coding sequence TTGAGAAAATGCGACCGAGGCGCGGTTGCGGTCGAGATGGCGCTGCTCCTTCCCGTTCTCATCCTTCTCCTCCTCGGCATCATGGAGTTCGGCCGAGCCTTCAACACCCAGGTCATGCTGACCAATGCCGCCCGGGAAGGTGTTCGCGTCATGTCCATATCGAAGGACACGACGAAGGCCACCACATCGACGATCACCGCTGCGGGCACGCTGAGCCCGGCACTGACTGCGACGGACATTGCGATTACCGTCCCTGGGGCGACGACCACTAGTCCGTGCCCTGCCGGTGGTGCGGCGGCGGTCACCATCACCTACACGCTGAGCACCTTGACCAAGATTGCTGGACCGTTCTCCATGACCGGCAAAGGAGTCATGCTGTGCGGCGGCTGA
- a CDS encoding type II secretion system F family protein, whose product MTLLLVGGAALVIGAIVLVLVALRPAQSPVPLDRRRPPLQQQNSQLSRFAGAAGRAMDAYLRRHPMRFLDQNALETAGIRISQAEVYLLVVLGGITGLLLGWALLAPVVGVLLFLLSPAVAHLVVSFRTGRRRRRFDTQLGDTLQLLTGGLRAGHSILRAIDAAATEADSPTSEEMRRIVAETSLGKDLLAALMDTSHRMENEDFAWIAQAIQINREVGGDLADVLDQVGHTIRERTEIKGHIRALAAEGKFSAYILGALPFGIALILTVVSPGYVDPLFTKPLGWVMLGAAAVMMAIGGLWLRKIIDLKF is encoded by the coding sequence ATGACCCTCCTCCTCGTGGGCGGCGCGGCCCTGGTGATCGGCGCGATCGTCCTGGTGCTCGTGGCCCTGCGGCCGGCCCAGTCTCCGGTCCCCCTCGACCGTCGTCGGCCACCCCTCCAGCAGCAGAACTCGCAGCTCTCGCGGTTCGCGGGGGCTGCCGGACGGGCGATGGACGCCTACCTGCGCCGGCACCCGATGCGCTTCCTGGACCAGAACGCCCTCGAGACGGCGGGTATCAGGATCAGCCAGGCCGAGGTCTATCTGCTCGTGGTCCTCGGCGGCATCACCGGGCTCCTGCTGGGGTGGGCGCTGCTCGCGCCCGTCGTCGGCGTCCTCCTGTTCCTGCTCTCCCCCGCCGTCGCACACCTGGTGGTGTCCTTCCGGACCGGACGACGACGTCGCCGCTTCGACACCCAGCTCGGCGACACGCTGCAGCTGCTCACCGGAGGCCTGCGGGCGGGCCACAGCATCCTGCGGGCGATCGACGCCGCGGCCACGGAGGCGGACAGTCCGACGTCGGAGGAGATGCGCCGCATCGTCGCCGAGACGAGCCTCGGCAAGGATCTCCTCGCCGCGCTCATGGACACCTCGCACCGCATGGAGAACGAGGACTTCGCCTGGATCGCGCAGGCCATCCAGATCAACCGTGAAGTCGGTGGAGACCTCGCCGACGTGCTCGACCAGGTGGGGCACACCATCCGCGAGCGCACCGAGATCAAAGGCCACATCCGGGCACTCGCCGCCGAGGGCAAGTTCTCCGCCTACATCCTCGGGGCGCTGCCCTTCGGTATCGCCCTGATCCTCACCGTGGTCAGCCCCGGTTACGTCGACCCGCTGTTCACGAAGCCCCTGGGCTGGGTGATGCTGGGCGCCGCCGCCGTCATGATGGCGATCGGTGGGCTCTGGCTGCGCAAGATCATCGACCTGAAGTTCTGA
- the rplM gene encoding 50S ribosomal protein L13 — MRTYTPKPGDINRQWHVIDATDVVLGRLASQTAILLRGKHKPTFAPHMDMGDFVIIINAEKVALTGSKLEQKRAYRHSGYPGGLKSTTYVELLDKNPERAVEKAIRGMLPKNSLAAQQIGKLKVYRGAEHPHAAQQPKTYEITQVAQ; from the coding sequence GTGCGTACGTACACCCCGAAGCCAGGCGACATCAACCGCCAGTGGCACGTAATCGATGCAACCGACGTCGTCCTCGGCCGTCTTGCCAGCCAGACCGCAATCCTGCTCCGCGGAAAGCACAAGCCGACCTTCGCTCCCCACATGGACATGGGCGATTTCGTCATCATCATCAACGCTGAAAAGGTAGCCCTCACCGGCTCCAAGCTCGAGCAGAAGCGCGCCTACCGCCACTCGGGTTACCCGGGCGGCCTGAAGTCCACCACCTACGTGGAACTCCTGGACAAGAACCCGGAGCGCGCAGTCGAGAAGGCCATCCGTGGCATGCTCCCCAAGAACTCGCTGGCTGCACAGCAGATCGGCAAGCTGAAGGTCTACCGCGGCGCCGAGCACCCCCACGCCGCGCAGCAGCCCAAGACATACGAAATCACTCAGGTCGCCCAGTAG
- a CDS encoding pilus assembly protein TadG-related protein produces MRRLTGHDQPDERGAVSILVALLMVVLLGFAALAIDIGMLVSEKAQLQNGADAGALAIAQECALDLNDVDCDSTAPVARRLANSNALDAKSNVKNVVVNETSRRVTVTTGALQDGQAPNRVSLLFANALGISSSEVLASSTAVWGSPTSGPAPFPITFSECELKDGPGWQVVEFRKKSDATPACAGGPPGGFGSLDQVSGRCEAFVDISQSASGSNTGNTGAPSDCVPLLQEWRAQIEAGEAPIGLFPIYRSVSDSGSNAVYQLTGFAAFEVHGWKFKQEGNSTFPNSFRDNYYAGYKCSSTQCIGIIGRFVRMVSLDDAYKLGPYDPTMGTAVVRLTLEEATP; encoded by the coding sequence GTGCGGCGGCTGACCGGCCACGACCAGCCGGACGAGCGTGGCGCCGTCAGCATCCTCGTCGCCCTCCTCATGGTGGTCCTCCTCGGGTTCGCCGCTCTGGCCATTGATATCGGCATGCTGGTCTCCGAGAAGGCACAACTGCAGAACGGCGCCGATGCCGGCGCCCTCGCCATCGCCCAGGAATGCGCCCTGGATTTGAACGATGTCGATTGTGACTCGACCGCGCCCGTTGCCCGCCGCCTGGCCAACAGCAATGCTCTCGATGCGAAGAGCAACGTGAAGAACGTCGTCGTGAACGAGACGAGCCGCAGAGTCACCGTCACCACCGGTGCGCTTCAGGACGGGCAGGCACCCAACCGTGTGTCCCTCCTCTTCGCCAATGCGCTTGGCATCAGCTCCAGCGAGGTATTGGCGTCATCGACCGCCGTATGGGGAAGTCCTACCTCCGGCCCTGCGCCCTTCCCCATCACCTTCTCGGAATGCGAGCTCAAGGATGGGCCAGGCTGGCAGGTCGTGGAGTTCCGGAAGAAATCCGACGCTACACCCGCGTGCGCAGGTGGTCCACCGGGCGGCTTCGGCAGCCTGGACCAGGTATCCGGGAGATGCGAGGCGTTCGTCGATATCTCGCAAAGCGCCTCGGGCAGCAACACCGGCAATACCGGAGCGCCCAGCGATTGCGTTCCGCTCCTGCAGGAATGGCGGGCGCAGATCGAAGCGGGCGAAGCTCCCATCGGCTTGTTCCCCATCTACCGCAGCGTCAGTGACAGCGGCAGCAATGCGGTCTACCAGCTCACCGGCTTTGCCGCGTTCGAGGTCCACGGCTGGAAGTTCAAGCAGGAGGGCAACTCCACCTTCCCCAATTCTTTCCGCGACAACTACTACGCCGGCTACAAGTGCAGCTCGACGCAGTGCATCGGCATCATCGGCAGGTTCGTGAGGATGGTCTCTCTTGACGACGCCTACAAGCTCGGCCCCTACGACCCGACCATGGGCACCGCGGTCGTCCGACTCACCCTCGAGGAAGCAACTCCATGA
- a CDS encoding Flp family type IVb pilin, which yields MFLVSNTRMHLLPRLVRKEDGATAVEYGIMVALIAVVIIAAVTLLGGGLQTSFVKAQCAVTGKALVAATATAPASCAA from the coding sequence ATGTTCCTCGTATCGAACACCCGTATGCACCTCCTCCCCCGCCTGGTCCGCAAGGAAGACGGTGCCACCGCCGTCGAGTACGGCATCATGGTCGCCCTCATCGCCGTCGTCATCATCGCGGCAGTCACGCTGCTCGGTGGCGGACTGCAGACCTCGTTCGTGAAGGCACAGTGCGCAGTCACCGGGAAGGCGTTGGTTGCGGCGACTGCCACCGCTCCCGCCTCCTGCGCGGCTTAG
- a CDS encoding AAA family ATPase: MSRFVLITPSSDFEQKLRLAVAGGLQGHVKSLPASVLGGDPSSVLDQLALEQPEVLVFGPGIALEDALRLAIIVDVKFPEVSVVLVHEDHPEIALQAMRAGVRDILTPLADVASIRAQLERACQAFATRQRTETQLPRKKQNGRVIGVFSPKGGVGKTTIATNLAVGLGKMAPMSVVIVDLDLQFGDVGTGLYLNPEYSVLDAVSGAATQDSMVLKAFLTPHSSGIYALCGPRNPADADRISSEQITRLIQQLALEFRFVVVDTGPGLTEPSLAALEQCTDAVWVTAMDVPSVRGLRTGLDVLNQLNLMPKARHVVLNFADTKTGLSVQDIEATLMAPVDISVPRSRAITMATNRGVPLLQDRVRDPATKSMTDLVERFDERAAPPRKLHRRVVVR, from the coding sequence ATGAGCAGATTCGTCCTGATCACCCCCAGTTCGGACTTCGAGCAGAAGCTCCGCCTCGCGGTCGCCGGAGGACTGCAGGGCCATGTGAAGAGCCTGCCCGCGAGCGTCCTCGGCGGAGACCCCTCCTCCGTCCTCGATCAGCTGGCGCTGGAACAGCCTGAGGTGCTGGTCTTCGGTCCGGGTATCGCCCTCGAGGATGCGCTCCGCCTGGCCATCATCGTGGACGTGAAGTTCCCGGAGGTGAGTGTGGTGCTGGTGCACGAGGACCACCCCGAGATCGCGCTCCAGGCCATGCGGGCCGGGGTCCGTGACATCCTCACACCACTGGCCGACGTCGCAAGCATCCGCGCGCAGCTCGAACGCGCCTGCCAGGCCTTCGCGACGCGCCAGCGGACCGAAACCCAACTTCCACGCAAGAAGCAGAACGGTCGGGTGATCGGCGTGTTCTCACCCAAGGGCGGCGTCGGCAAGACCACCATCGCCACGAATCTGGCCGTGGGGCTCGGGAAGATGGCCCCCATGAGCGTCGTCATCGTGGATCTCGACCTCCAGTTCGGAGATGTGGGCACCGGCTTGTACCTGAATCCCGAGTACTCGGTCCTGGACGCCGTCTCCGGTGCCGCCACACAGGATTCCATGGTCCTGAAGGCCTTCCTCACGCCGCACTCGTCGGGCATCTACGCCCTGTGCGGCCCGCGCAACCCGGCCGACGCCGACCGCATCTCGTCCGAGCAGATCACCCGCCTCATCCAGCAGCTCGCCCTCGAGTTCCGCTTCGTGGTCGTCGACACCGGGCCCGGGCTCACGGAACCGAGCCTCGCCGCACTGGAACAATGCACGGATGCTGTGTGGGTGACCGCGATGGACGTGCCGAGCGTCCGGGGCCTGCGCACCGGACTCGACGTGCTGAACCAGCTCAACCTGATGCCCAAGGCACGCCACGTGGTCCTCAACTTCGCCGACACCAAGACCGGCCTGTCCGTGCAGGACATCGAGGCGACCCTCATGGCACCTGTCGACATCTCCGTCCCCCGCTCACGCGCCATCACCATGGCCACCAATCGCGGTGTTCCCCTGCTGCAGGACAGGGTCCGCGATCCGGCGACGAAGAGCATGACCGATCTGGTGGAGCGGTTCGACGAGCGCGCCGCGCCCCCAAGGAAGCTCCATCGCCGTGTGGTGGTCCGATGA
- the glmM gene encoding phosphoglucosamine mutase, with product MSKLFGTDGVRGLANGLITAELSLQLAQAAAVVLGHNASDGRRPTAVIARDPRISGEFIAAAVEAGLASSGVDVYDAGVLPTPAAAFLVADLGADFGVMISASHNAAPDNGIKFLARGGNKLSDALEDAIEEEMARPRLRPVAGDVGRIQRFADAEDRYVVHLLKTLPHRLEGLKVVIDCAHGAASGCSPEVFRDAGADIVVIGADPDGININDGYGSTHLEKLQAAVLEHGADLGIAHDGDADRCLAVDHEGTIVDGDQIMAVMALAMKDAGKLKDNTLVATVMSNLGLKIALREAGVTIMETGVGDRYVLEGMRDGGYSLGGEQSGHVIFAEYATTGDGVLTGLQLASRMAGTGKSLKELAAVMTKLPQVLINVKGVDRGAANSDAGVQDAVREAEEVLGETGRVLLRPSGTEPVVRVMVEAADLATAQRIAEDLAATVQERLSLEPVA from the coding sequence ATGAGCAAGTTATTCGGAACCGATGGCGTCCGCGGTCTGGCCAATGGCCTGATCACGGCAGAACTGTCCCTCCAGCTGGCCCAGGCGGCTGCCGTGGTCCTCGGCCACAACGCCTCGGACGGACGCCGCCCCACCGCGGTGATCGCCCGCGATCCCCGCATCAGCGGTGAGTTCATCGCGGCCGCCGTCGAGGCCGGGCTCGCCAGCTCCGGCGTGGACGTGTACGACGCCGGAGTCCTGCCCACGCCGGCGGCTGCGTTCCTCGTGGCCGACCTCGGCGCCGACTTCGGCGTCATGATCTCCGCCTCCCACAACGCGGCTCCCGACAACGGCATCAAGTTCCTCGCCCGGGGCGGCAACAAGCTCAGCGACGCGCTCGAGGACGCCATCGAGGAGGAGATGGCGAGGCCGCGACTGCGTCCCGTGGCGGGCGACGTGGGCCGCATCCAGCGCTTCGCCGACGCCGAGGACCGCTACGTGGTCCATCTCCTCAAGACCCTCCCGCACCGCCTCGAAGGGCTCAAGGTGGTCATCGACTGCGCCCACGGCGCGGCGAGCGGCTGCTCACCCGAGGTCTTCCGGGACGCCGGCGCGGACATCGTCGTCATCGGCGCGGACCCCGACGGCATCAACATCAACGACGGCTACGGCTCGACACACCTCGAGAAGCTCCAGGCCGCCGTCCTCGAGCACGGTGCCGACCTCGGCATCGCGCACGACGGCGACGCCGACCGCTGCCTGGCCGTCGACCACGAGGGGACCATCGTGGACGGCGACCAGATCATGGCCGTCATGGCGCTGGCCATGAAGGATGCCGGGAAGCTCAAGGACAACACCCTCGTGGCCACCGTGATGAGCAACCTGGGGCTGAAGATCGCCCTGCGCGAAGCGGGCGTCACCATCATGGAGACCGGCGTGGGGGACCGCTACGTCCTCGAGGGGATGCGCGACGGCGGCTACAGCCTCGGCGGCGAGCAGTCCGGCCACGTCATCTTCGCCGAATACGCCACCACGGGCGACGGCGTCCTCACCGGACTTCAGCTGGCCTCACGCATGGCCGGGACCGGCAAGAGCCTCAAGGAGCTCGCCGCCGTCATGACGAAGCTTCCCCAGGTGCTCATCAACGTCAAGGGCGTCGACCGCGGCGCCGCCAACTCGGACGCTGGCGTGCAGGACGCCGTCCGCGAGGCCGAGGAGGTCCTCGGCGAGACCGGACGCGTGCTGCTGCGCCCCTCGGGCACGGAGCCGGTGGTCCGCGTCATGGTCGAGGCTGCCGATCTCGCGACCGCCCAGCGCATCGCGGAGGACCTCGCAGCGACGGTGCAGGAGCGCCTGTCCCTCGAACCGGTCGCCTGA